A stretch of DNA from Pontiella agarivorans:
CCGGATAAGATCTTCGACGCTCATATCGGGGGTTAGTTTTTTGGCGGCGTTTTTAACCAGTTTGGCGGCATCGTCGGGTTTTTGGCCGAGCGCGGTGAGGGCCAGCGCGGCGTCGCGCAGGCGGTTGTCGCCGCCGGCCGCTTCGGCCGGCGCAAAGGCATCGAGCTGTTCGCCGGAGTCAAATTTGTCCCGCAGTTCCATCACAATGCGCTCGGCGGTCTTTTTTCCAATCCCTGAAATGGAGGAGATCATTTTTATGTCGCCGTTAATCAGGGCGTTTTTCAGTTCCCGGACGGGCAGGCCGGAGAGGGCGGAGATTGCGAGCTTGGGGCCGACGCCGCTGATGGTCAGCAGTTTCAGAAACATATCGCGTTCATCTTCGGTGCAGAATCCGAAAAGTTTCTGGTCGGCATCGGTGATGTGGTGGTGGGTCAGGATACGGCAGGGCTCGCCTTCGAGCGGGAGGCCGTCATAGCTGCTGAGCGGGATTAAAACTTCATAGCCGACGCCGGATACATTCATCACCACGCGGCCGAGCTGCTTGGTGTCGAGTTTGCCTTCAAGAAACGTAATCATGCGTACAATGTTGCCGCATCAGGCGGGGTAAATACAGCCCTTTTCAGGCGATCCGTAAAAAAATCTCTCAAAAACGGTAAGGCATCGGGAGGATGAACGAAATGGAACTATAATGGTCTATATTAAATTCAACCGGAAAGGGAAATAAATCATGAAAATAAGAACGGGTATAGCAGCAGGATTAGGAGCATTGGTTCTGGCCGGATCCACCGCGCTGGCGGAGGTTCGTGTTGAGATCAACGACATAAAAATCGAAGATACGGTATATACGCCGTATTATCAGGCGGTCACGGAGCAGGATAATGAGCAGGGGGCCAGTCGGAAATGGATCCGGTTGGGCGTCTATTTTACAACAGAAGGTGGATGGATCGATGAACTTGATGTCACCCAGATGGCTTTGCTGGATTGTGGGTCGAAGAGCTGTCTGGCTCTGGCAGAGACGGTAAATTATATCAATATCGAAC
This window harbors:
- the ruvA gene encoding Holliday junction branch migration protein RuvA, with protein sequence MITFLEGKLDTKQLGRVVMNVSGVGYEVLIPLSSYDGLPLEGEPCRILTHHHITDADQKLFGFCTEDERDMFLKLLTISGVGPKLAISALSGLPVRELKNALINGDIKMISSISGIGKKTAERIVMELRDKFDSGEQLDAFAPAEAAGGDNRLRDAALALTALGQKPDDAAKLVKNAAKKLTPDMSVEDLIRLALTK